A DNA window from Mesorhizobium sp. C432A contains the following coding sequences:
- the ybeY gene encoding rRNA maturation RNase YbeY, producing the protein MPEDIRPGGGDSSVPVEIDMSVEAGDWPDEAALTRLVDRAVSAAFAETAAAGPSELSIVFSDDAHIRTLNAGWRGKDKATNVLSFPAFPFPRGGKLPPMLGDIVLAAETVAREAALEDKPFENHITHLVIHGLLHLLGYDHETDAEAEEMEAIERSTLARLAIPDPYT; encoded by the coding sequence ATGCCTGAAGACATAAGACCTGGCGGCGGGGATAGTTCGGTTCCCGTCGAGATCGATATGTCGGTCGAGGCCGGCGACTGGCCCGATGAGGCGGCGCTGACGCGTCTGGTCGATCGCGCCGTGTCGGCTGCCTTTGCCGAAACCGCTGCTGCCGGTCCTTCCGAACTCAGCATCGTCTTTTCCGACGATGCCCATATCCGTACCCTCAATGCCGGCTGGCGCGGCAAGGACAAGGCGACCAACGTCTTGTCTTTCCCGGCTTTTCCGTTCCCCAGGGGTGGCAAGCTGCCGCCGATGCTGGGTGACATCGTGCTCGCCGCCGAGACGGTGGCGCGCGAAGCAGCCCTGGAAGACAAGCCCTTCGAGAACCATATCACCCATCTCGTCATCCACGGCCTGCTGCATTTACTGGGCTACGACCACGAGACCGATGCAGAGGCCGAGGAGATGGAAGCCATCGAGCGCTCAACGCTCGCAAGGCTTGCCATTCCCGATCCCTACACGTAA
- a CDS encoding PhoH family protein, whose amino-acid sequence MASADEERRLSAAEVKTLPQNQTSGASDMAHIVLTFDNNKLASALYGQFDENLARLEQKLGVDIRSRGNQLTIKGSASAAEQARRALDNLYGILQKGTDIGQSDVDGAVRMAIAADDQLTLPTLERKGKVSAAQISTRKKTIYARSLNQDAYMRALERSELVFGIGPAGTGKTYLAVAHAAMLLERGMVERIILSRPAVEAGERLGFLPGDMKEKVDPYLRPLYDALYDMMPADKVERAIAAEVIEIAPLAFMRGRTLAHAAVILDEAQNTTPMQMKMFLTRLGENSRMIVTGDPTQIDLPPSTKSGLVEALRVLDGVAGAVTVRFNDVDVVRHPLVAEIVRAYDRDAKLARGLGAES is encoded by the coding sequence ATGGCCTCGGCAGATGAGGAGAGACGGTTGAGCGCTGCTGAAGTGAAGACTCTGCCCCAGAACCAGACATCCGGGGCCTCTGACATGGCGCACATCGTTCTGACTTTCGACAACAACAAGCTTGCCAGCGCCCTGTACGGCCAGTTCGACGAGAATTTGGCCCGGCTTGAGCAGAAGCTCGGCGTCGACATCCGCTCGCGCGGCAACCAGTTGACCATCAAGGGCTCGGCCTCGGCGGCCGAACAGGCGCGCCGCGCACTCGACAATCTCTACGGCATTCTCCAGAAGGGCACCGACATTGGCCAGTCCGACGTCGATGGCGCCGTGCGCATGGCGATTGCCGCCGACGACCAGCTGACGCTGCCGACGCTTGAACGCAAGGGCAAGGTTTCGGCCGCCCAGATCTCCACCCGCAAGAAGACGATCTATGCCCGTTCGCTCAACCAGGACGCCTATATGCGGGCACTGGAGCGTTCGGAACTTGTCTTCGGCATTGGCCCGGCCGGCACCGGCAAGACCTATCTGGCGGTGGCGCATGCGGCGATGCTGCTCGAACGCGGCATGGTCGAGCGCATCATCCTGTCACGGCCGGCGGTCGAGGCCGGCGAGCGGCTGGGTTTTCTGCCCGGCGATATGAAGGAAAAGGTCGATCCGTATCTGCGGCCGCTCTATGACGCGCTTTACGACATGATGCCGGCCGACAAGGTCGAGCGCGCCATTGCCGCCGAGGTCATCGAGATCGCGCCGCTGGCCTTCATGCGCGGCCGCACGCTGGCGCATGCCGCCGTCATCCTCGACGAGGCGCAGAACACCACGCCGATGCAGATGAAGATGTTTTTGACCCGCCTCGGCGAGAATTCGCGCATGATCGTCACCGGCGATCCGACGCAGATCGATCTGCCTCCAAGCACCAAGTCGGGCCTCGTCGAAGCCTTGCGTGTCCTTGACGGCGTGGCGGGCGCGGTAACCGTGCGCTTCAACGATGTCGACGTTGTGCGCCACCCGCTGGTGGCCGAAATCGTCAGGGCCTATGACCGCGACGCCAAGCTGGCGCGCGGCCTCGGCGCCGAGAGCTGA